The following are encoded together in the Streptomyces tsukubensis genome:
- a CDS encoding NADPH-dependent FMN reductase, with product MDTKTDNQAPTTSAPTTSAPTTSASTPAPAPATSTPTLVTPLSTLAAESGPLTTSAAQEAREDRRPTPLRVAVIIGSNREGRFGPVVAEWLLAHVRDHGDLESTVIDLADTELPTSLTSTPSPAVAAELAKTSPALAAADAFLILTPEYNHSFPASLKSLIDWHFVEWQAKPVAFVSYGGISGGLRAVEQLRPVFAEMHAVTVRDTVSFHNAHALFDEHGRHRQPEAPDTAAEAMLDQLTWWGYALRDAKETRPYGG from the coding sequence ATGGACACCAAGACGGACAACCAAGCCCCCACCACGTCGGCCCCCACTACCTCGGCCCCCACCACTTCAGCCAGCACACCGGCCCCGGCCCCGGCCACTTCCACCCCCACTCTCGTCACTCCTCTTTCCACCCTCGCCGCCGAGAGCGGCCCGCTCACCACCTCCGCCGCTCAGGAAGCGAGGGAAGACCGCAGGCCCACACCCTTGCGGGTCGCGGTCATCATCGGCAGCAACCGGGAGGGGCGCTTCGGCCCCGTCGTCGCCGAGTGGCTGCTCGCCCACGTCAGGGACCACGGCGACCTGGAGAGCACGGTCATCGACCTCGCCGACACCGAACTCCCCACCTCACTCACCTCCACGCCGTCGCCCGCCGTCGCCGCGGAGCTGGCGAAGACCTCCCCGGCCCTGGCGGCAGCCGACGCCTTCCTGATCCTCACCCCCGAGTACAACCACTCCTTCCCCGCTTCCCTGAAGAGTCTGATCGACTGGCACTTCGTGGAATGGCAGGCCAAACCGGTCGCCTTCGTCTCCTACGGCGGTATCTCCGGCGGCCTGCGCGCCGTCGAACAACTCCGCCCGGTCTTCGCCGAGATGCACGCCGTCACCGTCCGCGACACCGTGTCCTTCCACAACGCGCACGCCCTCTTCGACGAGCACGGCCGCCACCGCCAGCCGGAGGCCCCGGACACCGCGGCGGAGGCGATGCTCGACCAGCTCACGTGGTGGGGCTACGCCCTGCGCGACGCCAAGGAGAC
- a CDS encoding class F sortase, which produces MRAGTVAAGVVTLLALGSGLWLLRSGSDTHAPPQPSAAQAVAPGQRARDAAPALAPSAPDRIRIPSIDVDAPMMGLALTAGGSLGVPPPQKSEVAGWYEAGTTPGENGTAVVAGHVDNAKGPAVFYSLGALTKGSTIEVARRDGTIAVFTVDAVELYSARHFPDHKVYGPSPRPELRVITCGGGYSKETGYQGNVVVFAHLTGSKP; this is translated from the coding sequence TTGCGGGCCGGGACCGTGGCGGCCGGCGTCGTCACCCTGCTCGCGCTGGGCTCGGGGCTCTGGCTGCTGCGCAGCGGTTCCGACACGCACGCACCGCCTCAGCCGTCCGCCGCACAGGCGGTGGCTCCCGGACAGCGGGCGCGTGACGCGGCACCGGCCCTGGCCCCCTCCGCGCCGGACCGTATCCGGATCCCGTCGATCGACGTGGACGCCCCAATGATGGGGCTCGCACTCACCGCCGGGGGCAGTCTCGGTGTGCCGCCGCCGCAGAAATCGGAGGTCGCCGGCTGGTACGAGGCGGGCACCACTCCGGGCGAGAACGGCACAGCCGTCGTGGCGGGACACGTCGACAACGCGAAGGGCCCCGCCGTCTTCTACTCCCTGGGGGCGCTGACCAAGGGGAGCACGATCGAGGTGGCGCGGCGGGACGGCACGATCGCGGTGTTCACCGTCGACGCCGTGGAGCTCTACAGCGCGCGGCACTTCCCCGACCACAAGGTGTACGGCCCCTCGCCCCGGCCCGAACTGCGGGTGATCACCTGCGGCGGCGGATACTCGAAGGAGACGGGCTATCAGGGCAACGTCGTGGTCTTCGCGCACCTCACAGGCAGCAAGCCGTGA
- a CDS encoding sulfite exporter TauE/SafE family protein — protein MYDISLTTVVVLCLAAGAAGWIDAVVGGGGLLLLPALLIGAPHVAPASILGTNKAVAVVGTSAAAVAYARKVPVGLGRALRIGVAALCGSMCGAFFAAGIDSAVMRPMIMVVLLAVLAFVMFRPAFGTAPATGPAGRGRNVTAVLVVGIGLGLYDGLIGPGTGTFLVLALTAVLHLDLVHASATAKIVNVCTNLGALAMFAYHGTVLWQLAAPMAACSLAGGLAGARTALKRGSGFVRAVLVVVVVSLVAKLAYDQWVA, from the coding sequence ATGTATGACATATCCCTGACCACTGTGGTGGTCCTGTGTCTCGCCGCGGGAGCGGCCGGCTGGATCGACGCCGTGGTCGGAGGCGGTGGTCTACTGCTCCTTCCCGCGCTGCTCATCGGCGCGCCGCACGTCGCGCCCGCTTCGATACTCGGCACCAACAAGGCGGTCGCCGTGGTCGGTACTTCCGCGGCTGCGGTGGCCTATGCCCGGAAGGTGCCCGTCGGTCTGGGCCGGGCGCTGCGGATCGGCGTGGCCGCGCTCTGCGGATCGATGTGCGGCGCGTTCTTCGCCGCCGGTATCGACAGTGCCGTGATGCGCCCGATGATCATGGTGGTGCTTCTGGCCGTGCTGGCCTTCGTCATGTTCAGGCCCGCTTTCGGCACGGCGCCCGCCACCGGCCCGGCGGGCAGGGGACGGAACGTCACGGCCGTCCTCGTCGTAGGCATCGGTCTCGGCCTGTACGACGGCCTCATCGGCCCCGGAACCGGAACCTTCCTCGTCCTCGCCCTCACCGCAGTACTCCACCTGGATCTCGTGCACGCCTCGGCCACCGCGAAGATCGTCAACGTCTGCACCAACCTCGGCGCGCTCGCGATGTTCGCCTACCACGGCACGGTGCTGTGGCAGTTGGCCGCGCCGATGGCCGCCTGTAGCCTCGCGGGCGGTCTCGCCGGCGCCCGGACGGCGTTGAAGCGGGGCAGCGGCTTTGTCAGGGCGGTCCTCGTCGTGGTCGTCGTCTCACTGGTGGCGAAACTCGCGTACGACCAGTGGGTGGCTTGA
- a CDS encoding TetR/AcrR family transcriptional regulator → MPRTKEFDPDAALQSALELFWRRGYEATSMADLVAHLGIGRASVYATFGSKHELYLRALDRYIEAQDPVLIRELSAPGPALPAVRSLVLRFAEEAGAAPTRAQGCLVTNTATELGPHDTAAARRVEESWARVETLLHSALVRAQAQGELPQERDARALARMLLILMQGIRVAGKVPAQPSRVRDAAEQALMLLS, encoded by the coding sequence GTGCCAAGGACAAAGGAATTCGATCCGGACGCGGCCCTCCAGTCAGCCCTTGAGCTGTTCTGGCGGCGCGGCTACGAGGCGACATCGATGGCGGATCTCGTGGCGCACCTGGGCATCGGCAGGGCGAGCGTCTACGCCACGTTCGGCAGCAAGCACGAGCTGTACCTGCGGGCGCTCGACCGCTACATCGAGGCGCAGGACCCCGTCCTCATCAGGGAATTGTCGGCTCCGGGGCCGGCGCTCCCCGCGGTGCGTTCACTGGTACTGCGGTTCGCGGAGGAGGCCGGCGCGGCGCCGACGCGCGCCCAGGGGTGCCTCGTCACCAACACCGCGACGGAGCTGGGGCCGCACGACACGGCTGCCGCGCGCCGGGTGGAGGAGAGCTGGGCGCGCGTCGAGACCCTGCTGCACTCCGCGCTCGTACGGGCCCAGGCACAGGGCGAACTCCCGCAGGAGCGCGACGCACGCGCTCTCGCCCGGATGCTGCTCATCCTGATGCAGGGCATACGGGTCGCGGGCAAGGTGCCCGCGCAGCCCTCGCGGGTACGGGACGCGGCGGAACAGGCCCTCATGCTGCTGAGCTGA
- a CDS encoding SDR family NAD(P)-dependent oxidoreductase, with the protein MSTKTSTAPRTAASPASAPFADRTVLVTGAGAGIGRAVALAFAAGGASVAVAGRTPASLEETTALIAAAGGTAAAFTADVSDADSTRALVAAVVDRFGSLDIAVNNAGVFRGGAPLAELSDSDWRTLLDINVTGVFNSLRAEVELMRGQDDGGVIVNIASNLGAHSRSAGKTAYAMSKAAVSALSRGAALDHIGDGVRINAVSPGPVATTMSLMPGESEAERVVRMKEQSPLGRVSTLEEVAAAVLHLASPAAASFVGADLVIDGGATA; encoded by the coding sequence ATGTCCACCAAGACCAGCACGGCCCCCAGGACCGCGGCCTCCCCGGCGTCCGCGCCCTTCGCAGATCGCACCGTTCTCGTCACGGGAGCAGGGGCGGGTATCGGTCGAGCCGTCGCGCTCGCCTTCGCCGCCGGAGGGGCCTCCGTCGCCGTCGCGGGTCGTACCCCGGCCTCGTTGGAGGAGACGACGGCCCTGATAGCGGCGGCTGGCGGCACCGCGGCGGCGTTCACCGCCGATGTTTCCGACGCGGACTCCACGCGCGCCCTGGTGGCCGCTGTCGTGGACCGTTTCGGCTCCCTGGACATCGCCGTGAACAACGCCGGGGTGTTCCGCGGTGGGGCTCCGCTCGCCGAACTCTCCGACTCCGACTGGCGGACCCTGCTGGACATCAACGTCACCGGCGTCTTCAACAGCCTCCGTGCCGAGGTGGAGTTGATGCGCGGACAGGACGACGGTGGAGTGATCGTCAACATCGCCTCCAACCTGGGTGCCCACTCGCGCTCGGCGGGAAAGACCGCCTATGCCATGTCCAAGGCCGCGGTCTCGGCGCTGTCCAGGGGCGCCGCACTCGACCACATCGGCGACGGGGTCCGCATCAACGCGGTGAGCCCGGGCCCGGTGGCCACCACCATGTCGCTGATGCCAGGGGAGAGCGAGGCCGAGCGTGTGGTGCGGATGAAGGAGCAGTCACCCCTCGGCCGGGTCTCGACGCTGGAGGAGGTGGCCGCTGCCGTACTGCATCTCGCCTCACCCGCCGCGGCGTCGTTCGTCGGCGCCGACCTGGTGATCGACGGCGGCGCCACGGCGTGA
- a CDS encoding oxidoreductase: MSGWNASDIPDQSGRTAVVTGANSGIGYVTARELARNGARTVLACRDATRGGDAVARLLSEVPGAHAELGLLDLGDLSSVREFAAAHRERPLDLLVNNAGVMALPHTRTADGFETQFGVNHLGHFALTGLLSPALLATPGSRVVTVSSGLHVLSNIDLNELNSEHGYRRWIAYGRSKTANLLFTHELARRLAAAGSGTVAAAAHPGYALTNLQTTGVRMEGRKAAERVVGLANRVVGQSAEMGALPSLYAATAPGVLPDSFTGPRYAMWRGEPASSWRAPWTLNDTAGELLWTASEKLTGVTYDALKVQK; encoded by the coding sequence ATGTCCGGATGGAACGCGAGTGACATTCCCGACCAGAGCGGCCGTACGGCCGTGGTCACCGGTGCCAACAGCGGGATCGGGTACGTGACCGCTCGCGAACTGGCCCGGAATGGGGCAAGAACGGTGCTGGCCTGCCGTGACGCCACCCGAGGCGGCGACGCCGTGGCCCGTCTGCTTTCCGAGGTTCCCGGTGCGCACGCGGAGTTGGGGCTCCTCGACCTCGGGGACCTCAGCAGTGTGCGGGAGTTCGCCGCCGCGCACCGCGAACGCCCCCTCGACCTGCTCGTCAACAACGCGGGGGTCATGGCGCTGCCACACACCAGGACGGCGGACGGCTTCGAGACGCAGTTCGGTGTCAACCACCTCGGGCACTTCGCGCTCACGGGGCTGCTGTCCCCGGCCCTGCTCGCGACGCCCGGATCGCGTGTCGTCACGGTCTCCAGCGGTCTGCACGTCCTGTCCAACATCGACCTCAACGAGTTGAACAGCGAGCACGGTTACCGCCGCTGGATCGCCTACGGACGGTCCAAGACCGCCAACCTGCTCTTCACGCATGAACTAGCGCGCCGTCTGGCCGCCGCGGGTTCCGGGACCGTCGCCGCCGCCGCGCACCCGGGATACGCGTTGACCAACCTCCAGACGACCGGCGTTCGGATGGAGGGCAGGAAGGCGGCGGAGCGCGTGGTGGGTCTCGCCAACCGGGTCGTGGGCCAGTCCGCTGAGATGGGCGCCCTGCCCAGCCTCTACGCGGCGACCGCCCCCGGAGTGCTCCCCGATTCCTTCACGGGCCCCCGGTACGCGATGTGGCGGGGGGAGCCCGCGTCGTCGTGGCGCGCGCCCTGGACGCTCAACGACACGGCGGGCGAACTGCTGTGGACGGCTTCCGAGAAGCTGACCGGGGTCACGTACGACGCGCTCAAGGTCCAGAAGTAG
- the ppdK gene encoding pyruvate, phosphate dikinase, translated as MSSHSKTTDTPKSARPSGETRKTGRKAAAKSGTAGTATPKFVYDFREGNRDLKDLLGGKGANLAEMTNLGLPVPPGFTITTEACRTFLESGEEPPALRDEVSAHLAALESEMGKRLGQADDPLLVSVRSGAKFSMPGMMDTVLNIGLSDASVAGLAAQAGDERFAWDSYRRLIQMFGKTVLDIDGDLFEEALEEVKRAKKAATDVELGADDLKKLVKRYKKIVADGAGREFPQDPREQMDLAVKAVFASWNGDRAKLYRRQERIPHDLGTAVTICSMVFGNLGPDSGTGVAFTRDPASGHQGVYGDYLQNAQGEDVVAGIRNTVALADLESVDKASYEQLMEIMATLENHYLDLCDIEFTIERGKLWMLQTRVGKRTAGAAFRIATQLVDQGLIDEAEALQRVNGAQLAQLMFPRFDEDATVEMIGRGIAASPGAAVGRAVFDSYTAIKWSRSGEKVILIRRETNPDDLDGMIAAEGILTSRGGKTSHAAVVARGMGKTCVCGAEELEVDTKQRRLTMAGGRVVEEGDTVSIDGSSGKVYLGEVPVVPSPVVEYFEGRMHAGADEADELVAAVHRIMAYADRVRRLRVRANADNAEDALRARRFGAQGIGLCRTEHMFLGERREMVEKLILADTDSEREQALKALLPLQKKDFVELFEAMDGLPVTVRLLDPPLHEFLPDITELSVRVALAESREDPNENDLRLLQAVHRLHEQNPMLGLRGVRLGLVIPGLFTMQVRAIAEAVAERKATKGDPRAEIMIPLVGTVQELEIVKDEAEQVISEVEAATGASLKLSLGTMIELPRAALTAGQIAEAAEFFSFGTNDLTQTVWGFSRDDVEASFFTAYLEKGIFGVSPFETIDRDGVGKLVADAVKAGRATRPELKLGVCGEHGGDPESVHFFHDVGLDYVSCSPFRIPVARLEAARAAARPTGDTTR; from the coding sequence GTGTCGTCACACTCGAAGACCACAGACACCCCCAAGAGCGCGCGCCCGTCGGGCGAGACGCGGAAGACCGGTCGCAAGGCCGCGGCGAAGAGCGGCACGGCCGGGACAGCGACACCGAAATTCGTCTACGACTTCCGCGAGGGCAACCGGGACCTCAAGGACCTGCTCGGCGGGAAGGGCGCCAACCTCGCCGAGATGACCAACCTCGGCCTCCCCGTGCCGCCCGGCTTCACCATCACCACCGAGGCGTGCAGGACGTTCCTGGAGAGCGGCGAGGAACCCCCGGCGCTGCGCGACGAGGTGAGCGCGCACCTCGCCGCGCTGGAGTCGGAGATGGGCAAGAGGCTCGGCCAGGCCGACGACCCGCTGCTGGTCTCCGTACGCTCGGGCGCCAAATTCTCCATGCCGGGCATGATGGACACCGTCCTCAACATCGGTCTCTCCGACGCCTCAGTGGCGGGACTCGCGGCGCAGGCGGGGGACGAACGTTTCGCCTGGGACTCCTACCGCAGGCTCATCCAGATGTTCGGCAAGACCGTGCTCGACATCGACGGCGACCTCTTCGAGGAGGCGCTGGAAGAGGTGAAGCGGGCCAAGAAGGCCGCGACCGACGTGGAACTCGGCGCCGACGACCTGAAGAAGCTCGTCAAGCGCTACAAGAAGATCGTGGCCGACGGCGCGGGCCGGGAGTTCCCGCAGGACCCCCGCGAGCAGATGGACCTCGCCGTCAAGGCCGTCTTCGCCTCCTGGAACGGCGACCGCGCCAAGCTCTACCGGCGTCAGGAACGCATCCCGCACGACCTCGGCACCGCCGTCACCATCTGCTCCATGGTCTTCGGCAACCTCGGCCCCGACTCGGGCACCGGGGTCGCCTTCACCCGCGACCCGGCCAGCGGCCACCAGGGCGTCTACGGCGACTACCTCCAGAACGCCCAGGGCGAGGACGTCGTCGCGGGCATCCGCAACACCGTCGCCCTCGCCGACCTGGAATCGGTCGACAAAGCGTCGTACGAGCAGCTCATGGAGATCATGGCGACGCTGGAGAACCACTACCTGGACCTCTGCGACATCGAGTTCACCATCGAACGCGGCAAGCTGTGGATGCTCCAGACCCGGGTCGGCAAGCGCACCGCGGGAGCCGCCTTCCGTATCGCCACCCAACTCGTCGACCAGGGGCTCATCGACGAGGCCGAGGCGCTCCAGCGCGTCAACGGCGCCCAGCTCGCCCAGCTCATGTTCCCGCGCTTCGACGAGGACGCCACCGTCGAGATGATCGGACGCGGCATCGCGGCCTCGCCCGGCGCGGCCGTCGGCAGGGCCGTCTTCGACTCGTACACGGCCATCAAGTGGTCGCGTTCCGGCGAGAAGGTCATCCTCATCCGCCGCGAGACCAACCCCGACGACCTCGACGGGATGATCGCCGCGGAGGGCATCCTCACCTCCCGCGGCGGCAAGACCTCGCACGCCGCCGTCGTCGCCCGAGGCATGGGCAAGACCTGCGTCTGCGGCGCAGAGGAACTTGAGGTCGACACCAAGCAACGCCGGCTGACCATGGCGGGCGGCCGGGTGGTCGAGGAGGGCGACACCGTCTCCATCGACGGGTCGAGCGGCAAGGTCTACCTCGGTGAGGTGCCCGTCGTACCGTCCCCGGTGGTCGAGTACTTCGAGGGCAGGATGCACGCCGGCGCCGACGAGGCCGACGAACTCGTCGCGGCCGTCCACCGGATCATGGCCTATGCCGACCGCGTACGCAGGCTCCGCGTCCGGGCCAACGCCGACAACGCCGAGGACGCGTTGCGCGCCCGCCGCTTCGGCGCCCAGGGCATCGGTCTGTGCCGCACGGAGCACATGTTCCTCGGCGAGCGCCGCGAGATGGTCGAGAAACTGATCCTCGCGGACACCGACTCCGAGCGCGAACAGGCCCTCAAGGCCCTGCTGCCCCTCCAGAAGAAGGACTTCGTCGAGCTGTTCGAGGCGATGGACGGGCTGCCCGTGACCGTACGGCTCCTCGACCCGCCGCTCCACGAATTCCTGCCCGACATCACGGAACTCTCCGTCCGCGTGGCCCTCGCCGAGTCCCGCGAGGACCCCAACGAGAACGACCTGCGCCTGCTCCAGGCCGTGCACAGGCTCCACGAGCAGAATCCGATGCTCGGTCTGCGCGGAGTACGGCTCGGCCTGGTCATCCCCGGGCTCTTCACCATGCAGGTACGGGCCATCGCGGAGGCGGTCGCGGAACGCAAGGCCACCAAGGGCGACCCGCGCGCCGAGATCATGATCCCGCTCGTCGGCACCGTGCAGGAACTGGAGATCGTCAAGGACGAGGCCGAGCAGGTCATCTCCGAGGTCGAGGCCGCCACGGGCGCCTCGCTGAAACTCTCCCTCGGCACGATGATCGAGCTGCCGCGCGCCGCGCTGACAGCCGGACAGATCGCGGAGGCCGCCGAGTTCTTCTCCTTCGGCACCAACGACCTGACCCAGACGGTGTGGGGCTTCTCCCGCGACGACGTCGAGGCCAGCTTCTTCACGGCCTACCTGGAGAAGGGCATCTTCGGGGTCTCACCGTTCGAGACCATCGACCGCGACGGCGTGGGCAAACTCGTCGCGGACGCGGTGAAGGCCGGTCGCGCCACCCGGCCCGAACTGAAACTCGGAGTCTGCGGCGAACACGGCGGTGACCCCGAGTCCGTGCACTTCTTCCACGACGTGGGACTCGACTACGTCTCCTGCTCCCCCTTCCGTATCCCCGTCGCCCGCCTGGAGGCGGCCCGTGCGGCGGCCAGGCCCACGGGGGACACCACGCGCTGA
- a CDS encoding ROK family transcriptional regulator, whose amino-acid sequence MAGNQANAGDLLQLVRSGRATTRGALQQVTGLSRATVGQRLDRLFRAGWLREGRGGEVGSPLGGRPSARLEFDDTHAVVLVADLETRHGRAAVLGLSGEALAEYTGELRVEDGPDVVLGELGAWFGRLLGSAGVPASSVCGIGLAVPGPVDRSTGRVVQPPIMPGWDGYDMEGRLRRAFSEATGRAAPVPVLVENDANLMAYGEQRATHPDCAAFVLVKVSTGIGAGVVVGGAIYRGVDGGAGDIGHIRIAGGADALCECGSQGCLAAVAGGRALARRLTAAGVPASSGSDIRALLAAGHPEAMGLAREAGRHVGDVLATVVTLLNPGVLMIAGDLAGTPFLTGVRELLYQRALPRNTAHLNVVTSRLGDRAALVGAGALVVEHLYGAERAEERLAAMGI is encoded by the coding sequence ATGGCCGGGAACCAGGCGAACGCGGGGGACCTGCTCCAGTTGGTGCGCAGCGGCAGGGCGACCACGCGTGGGGCGCTCCAGCAGGTCACGGGGTTGTCCAGGGCCACGGTCGGGCAGCGGCTCGACCGGCTCTTCCGGGCGGGCTGGCTCCGCGAGGGCCGGGGCGGCGAAGTCGGTTCGCCGCTCGGTGGGCGGCCCTCGGCGCGCCTGGAGTTCGACGACACCCACGCCGTCGTCCTCGTCGCCGACCTGGAGACGCGGCACGGCAGGGCCGCCGTCCTTGGCCTTTCCGGCGAAGCACTCGCCGAGTACACGGGCGAACTGCGCGTCGAGGACGGCCCCGACGTGGTCCTCGGCGAGCTAGGCGCATGGTTCGGCCGGCTGCTCGGCTCCGCGGGCGTCCCCGCCTCCTCGGTCTGCGGCATCGGCCTCGCCGTGCCCGGCCCCGTCGACCGGAGCACGGGCCGCGTCGTCCAGCCGCCGATCATGCCGGGGTGGGACGGCTACGACATGGAGGGCAGGCTGCGCCGCGCGTTCAGCGAGGCGACGGGGCGGGCCGCGCCCGTCCCCGTCCTCGTGGAGAACGACGCGAATCTGATGGCCTACGGCGAGCAGCGCGCCACCCACCCCGACTGTGCGGCCTTCGTCCTGGTCAAGGTCTCCACGGGGATAGGGGCGGGCGTCGTCGTCGGCGGCGCGATCTACCGGGGGGTGGACGGCGGCGCGGGCGACATCGGGCACATCAGGATCGCCGGGGGCGCCGACGCGCTCTGCGAATGCGGGTCCCAGGGGTGTCTCGCGGCGGTCGCGGGCGGCCGGGCGCTGGCCCGCAGACTCACGGCGGCGGGCGTGCCCGCCTCGTCGGGCTCCGACATCCGCGCACTGCTCGCCGCCGGGCACCCCGAGGCCATGGGGCTGGCCCGCGAGGCGGGCAGACACGTCGGTGACGTCCTGGCCACGGTCGTCACCCTGCTCAACCCCGGTGTCCTGATGATCGCCGGCGACCTGGCGGGAACCCCGTTCCTCACCGGCGTGCGCGAACTCCTCTACCAGCGTGCCCTGCCCCGCAACACCGCCCACCTCAACGTGGTCACCTCCCGCCTCGGCGACCGGGCCGCGCTGGTCGGCGCGGGCGCGCTGGTCGTGGAGCACCTCTACGGGGCGGAGCGGGCCGAGGAGCGACTCGCGGCCATGGGGATCTAG
- a CDS encoding MGH1-like glycoside hydrolase domain-containing protein: MLRTNWTGSSTVPSHDLYPHQWSWDSAFIAIGLRHLSPRRAQLELETLFEAQWGDGRVPHIVFNPAVPLGAYFPSPDFWRSSTAGRAAGAPAGLETSGIVQPPVHALAVWLTHRADPGLSRSRSFLARVYPRLAAWHRYLLHRRDLGGGGLVSVVHPWEQGMDNSPCWDGPLARVVPASGPYRRADLDHGSAADRPTDLDYGRYVGLAEEYRDRGYTDPLSPAPRFAVEDPAFNALLIASEYALARIAAELGGPGTAWRARAGRLTRALVERLWDPEREIFLARDLGAGQADTAVPAGTALSSDPPASTGTASTASTACGAAKAGGAGTAVSSSTALSSNPPTSTGTAGTAGPTPPATNSANRTGPAATDSVSPAARATRSTNPQDGTLIPERAISGLLPLILPELPDGIAAALVRTLCGPHFGLGPVTRLAPSYDLLGAGFDPHRYWRGPAWFNTNWLLERGLRLHGETVRANALRTALLTAASGSDFAEYVDPYSGRGCGARGFGWTAALALDLLADGGNGE, encoded by the coding sequence GTGCTGCGGACCAACTGGACCGGCAGCTCCACAGTCCCCTCGCACGACCTCTACCCCCATCAATGGTCGTGGGACTCGGCGTTCATCGCGATCGGCCTGCGCCATCTCTCCCCGCGCCGGGCGCAGCTCGAACTGGAGACGCTCTTCGAGGCCCAGTGGGGTGACGGCCGGGTACCGCACATCGTCTTCAACCCCGCGGTGCCGCTCGGCGCCTACTTCCCGAGCCCCGACTTCTGGCGCTCCAGTACGGCCGGGCGCGCGGCGGGCGCCCCCGCGGGGCTGGAGACGTCGGGGATCGTCCAGCCGCCGGTGCACGCCCTCGCGGTCTGGCTCACCCACCGGGCCGACCCGGGGCTCTCACGGTCCAGGTCGTTTCTCGCACGTGTGTATCCGCGCCTGGCCGCCTGGCACCGTTATCTGCTGCACAGGCGGGACCTCGGCGGGGGCGGGCTGGTCTCCGTGGTGCACCCGTGGGAGCAGGGCATGGACAACAGCCCCTGCTGGGACGGTCCGCTGGCACGGGTGGTGCCGGCCTCGGGACCCTACCGGCGCGCCGACCTCGACCACGGCTCGGCGGCCGACCGGCCCACCGACCTGGACTACGGCCGCTATGTGGGGCTGGCCGAGGAGTACAGGGACCGGGGATACACGGACCCCCTCTCGCCCGCGCCCCGCTTCGCGGTGGAGGACCCCGCGTTCAACGCGCTGCTGATCGCGTCGGAGTACGCGCTGGCGCGGATCGCCGCGGAGCTGGGCGGACCCGGTACCGCCTGGCGGGCCCGCGCCGGGCGGCTGACCCGCGCGCTGGTGGAGCGGCTGTGGGACCCCGAGCGCGAGATCTTCCTCGCACGCGACCTGGGGGCGGGTCAGGCGGATACGGCGGTCCCGGCGGGTACGGCGCTCTCGTCGGATCCGCCGGCCTCGACGGGTACGGCGAGTACGGCGAGTACGGCGTGTGGGGCGGCTAAGGCGGGTGGGGCGGGTACGGCTGTCTCGTCGAGTACGGCGCTCTCGTCGAATCCGCCGACCTCGACGGGTACGGCGGGTACGGCGGGCCCAACGCCCCCTGCCACAAACTCGGCGAACCGTACGGGCCCGGCCGCCACGGACTCCGTGAGCCCGGCGGCCCGCGCCACCCGCTCGACGAACCCGCAGGACGGCACCCTCATCCCCGAGCGCGCCATCTCGGGCCTGCTGCCGCTGATCCTGCCCGAGCTGCCCGACGGCATCGCCGCCGCGCTCGTCCGCACCCTGTGCGGCCCGCACTTCGGTCTTGGCCCGGTGACGCGGCTCGCGCCCAGCTACGACCTACTCGGCGCCGGTTTCGATCCGCACAGGTACTGGCGGGGACCGGCCTGGTTCAACACCAACTGGCTGCTGGAGCGGGGCCTGCGGCTGCACGGCGAGACCGTTCGCGCGAACGCGCTGCGTACGGCGCTGCTGACCGCGGCGAGCGGCTCGGACTTCGCGGAATATGTGGATCCCTACTCAGGCCGGGGGTGCGGCGCGCGCGGCTTCGGCTGGACGGCTGCGCTCGCCCTCGACCTGCTGGCCGATGGAGGTAACGGGGAATGA